A stretch of Bradyrhizobium sp. AZCC 2262 DNA encodes these proteins:
- the uraD gene encoding 2-oxo-4-hydroxy-4-carboxy-5-ureidoimidazoline decarboxylase, whose translation MSQKSLSDLNVCSKADFVAALANVFEYSPWIAEQAASARPFAGVNALFAAMKAAVDGAGPDHRLALIKAHPDLADKTQRAAGLTAESSAEQNSVGLDRLSDAEYEAFERVNNAYRAKFGFPYIVCVRRYTKDSVLCDFELRLRNDASTEMQASIGEIFRIAALRLDQLVTADDRLSVHGRLSTHVLDTHSGKPAAGISVVLTELSDLGEARVVARAITNSDGRTDQPLIGGRPVPIGRYELMFAVGTYFAGRGVSLSDPPFLDQIPLRFSVSDPEGHLHVPLLVTPWSYTTYRGS comes from the coding sequence ATGTCGCAAAAATCTCTTTCCGATTTGAACGTCTGCAGCAAGGCGGACTTCGTTGCTGCCCTTGCGAACGTTTTCGAATATTCGCCATGGATTGCCGAGCAAGCCGCATCGGCGCGGCCCTTTGCCGGCGTGAACGCGTTGTTCGCCGCGATGAAGGCCGCGGTGGACGGTGCAGGTCCCGACCATCGTCTGGCGCTGATCAAGGCGCATCCCGATCTCGCCGACAAGACACAACGCGCCGCTGGCCTGACCGCGGAATCCAGTGCCGAGCAAAACAGCGTCGGTCTTGATCGCTTGTCGGATGCCGAATACGAGGCATTTGAGCGCGTTAACAATGCCTACCGCGCCAAATTCGGCTTTCCCTATATTGTCTGCGTGCGCCGGTACACCAAGGATTCCGTGCTGTGCGACTTCGAGCTCCGTCTGCGGAACGATGCGAGCACGGAAATGCAAGCCTCGATCGGGGAGATCTTCCGGATTGCGGCACTACGTCTTGACCAATTGGTAACGGCCGATGATCGATTATCCGTGCATGGTCGCCTGTCGACCCATGTGCTGGACACCCACAGCGGAAAGCCGGCGGCGGGAATTTCGGTCGTGCTCACCGAATTGTCCGATCTCGGCGAAGCCCGCGTGGTGGCGCGTGCGATCACCAACAGCGACGGCCGCACCGATCAGCCGCTGATCGGCGGCCGTCCGGTGCCGATCGGCCGCTATGAGCTGATGTTTGCCGTCGGGACGTATTTTGCCGGCCGCGGCGTGTCGCTGTCAGACCCGCCGTTCCTGGACCAAATTCCATTGCGCTTTTCAGTCAGCGATCCCGAAGGTCATCTCCACGTGCCGCTATTGGTCACGCCATGGAGCTACACGACCTATCGGGGAAGTTAA
- a CDS encoding nucleobase:cation symporter-2 family protein — protein sequence MTTELHPVDQALPAPRLLALGLQHVLVMYAGAVAVPLIIGRALKLPPEDVAFLISADLFACGLATLVQCLGFPGVGIRLPVMMGVTFASVGPMLSMAAAPDVGLLGIYGSVIAAGIFGIVAAPFISRLLPLFPPVVTGTIILVIGISLMRVGINWAGGGLPTLTKVIDGVPGAFPNPNYGQLQGLGIALFVLPVILALIKWGTGFVANVAVLLGIIAGAMLASVLGVMHFEKVTAAQWGALVIPFRFGMPTFHLVPIITMCIVMIVVMIESLGMFLALGEITGKKVDRDALTRGLRADGVGTFLGGIFNTFPYTSFSQNVGLVSVTGVRSRWVTVTGGAIMLLLGLLPKMAALVEAVPLVVLGGAGLVMFGMVAATGARILAAVDFKNNHFNLFVVAISVGFGMIPLVAPNFFKNLPHDLHPLLESGILLCALVAVILNAFFNGVGSKAAAEADAAAAASSAQHV from the coding sequence ATGACCACCGAACTCCATCCGGTCGACCAGGCGCTGCCGGCGCCGCGGCTGCTCGCGCTCGGCCTGCAGCATGTGCTTGTGATGTACGCCGGCGCGGTCGCGGTACCCCTGATTATCGGCCGGGCGCTGAAGTTGCCGCCGGAAGACGTCGCCTTCCTGATCTCGGCTGATCTGTTCGCCTGCGGGCTCGCCACGCTGGTGCAATGTCTCGGTTTTCCCGGAGTCGGCATTCGGCTGCCGGTCATGATGGGGGTGACCTTTGCCTCGGTCGGCCCGATGCTGTCGATGGCCGCCGCACCCGATGTCGGCCTCCTCGGCATCTACGGCTCGGTCATCGCTGCCGGAATCTTCGGCATTGTTGCCGCACCCTTCATCAGCCGCCTGTTGCCGCTGTTTCCACCCGTCGTCACCGGAACCATCATTCTGGTGATCGGCATCTCCTTGATGCGTGTCGGCATCAACTGGGCCGGTGGCGGCCTGCCGACCCTCACCAAGGTGATCGACGGCGTCCCCGGCGCCTTCCCCAATCCCAATTATGGGCAGTTGCAGGGGCTCGGCATCGCCCTGTTTGTGCTGCCGGTGATCCTCGCCCTGATCAAATGGGGTACCGGTTTCGTCGCCAATGTGGCCGTGCTGCTCGGCATCATCGCGGGCGCGATGCTCGCCAGCGTGCTCGGCGTGATGCATTTCGAAAAGGTCACCGCGGCCCAATGGGGTGCGCTCGTGATCCCGTTCCGCTTCGGTATGCCAACATTCCATCTGGTGCCCATCATCACCATGTGCATCGTGATGATCGTGGTGATGATCGAATCGCTCGGTATGTTCCTGGCGCTCGGCGAGATCACCGGCAAGAAAGTCGACCGCGACGCGCTGACCCGCGGCCTGCGCGCGGATGGCGTCGGCACCTTCCTCGGCGGCATCTTCAATACGTTTCCCTACACCTCGTTCTCGCAAAACGTCGGCCTCGTCAGCGTCACCGGCGTGCGCTCGCGCTGGGTCACCGTCACCGGCGGCGCCATCATGCTACTGCTCGGGCTGTTGCCGAAGATGGCCGCACTGGTCGAGGCGGTGCCGCTGGTCGTGCTTGGCGGCGCGGGCCTTGTGATGTTCGGCATGGTCGCCGCGACCGGCGCGCGCATCCTGGCTGCGGTCGACTTCAAGAACAATCACTTCAATCTGTTCGTGGTCGCAATTTCCGTCGGCTTCGGCATGATCCCCCTGGTGGCGCCAAACTTCTTCAAGAACCTGCCGCACGACCTGCATCCTCTGCTGGAATCCGGCATCCTGCTTTGTGCGCTGGTCGCGGTGATCCTGAACGCCTTCTTCAACGGCGTCGGCAGCAAGGCCGCGGCGGAAGCGGATGCGGCGGCGGCCGCGTCATCGGCGCAGCATGTGTGA
- a CDS encoding ABC transporter ATP-binding protein: MLEIRDMVCGYGGVTALRGISLEVKAGQLVALIGANGAGKSTTLRAISGLVAPRSGSMLFEGKDIAGARPPRVVASGIAHCPEGRRVFPHMTVEENLDMGAYLRTSAAEISADRDRIYAEFPRLADRKRQAAGTLSGGEQQMLAIGRALMSRPRLIMFDEPSLGLAPNIVERTFAIIRGIRDAGTTVLLVEQNAFAALEMCDHAYLLEGGRIVLSGAGADMIENEHVRKAYLGG, encoded by the coding sequence GTGCTTGAGATACGCGACATGGTGTGTGGCTACGGCGGTGTCACGGCGTTGCGCGGCATTTCGCTAGAGGTCAAGGCGGGGCAGCTCGTCGCCCTGATCGGCGCCAACGGCGCCGGCAAGAGCACCACGCTGCGCGCGATCTCCGGGCTCGTCGCGCCGCGTTCCGGATCGATGCTGTTCGAGGGCAAGGACATTGCGGGCGCAAGGCCGCCGCGCGTGGTGGCCAGCGGGATCGCGCATTGCCCGGAAGGACGGCGGGTATTTCCGCACATGACGGTCGAGGAAAATCTCGACATGGGCGCCTATCTGCGCACCAGTGCCGCCGAGATATCAGCGGACCGCGACCGGATCTATGCCGAGTTTCCGCGCCTGGCCGACCGCAAGCGGCAGGCTGCCGGCACCTTGTCGGGCGGCGAACAACAAATGCTGGCGATCGGCCGGGCGCTGATGTCGCGGCCACGCCTGATCATGTTCGACGAACCGTCCCTTGGGCTCGCGCCGAACATCGTCGAGCGAACGTTTGCGATCATCCGCGGCATCCGCGACGCCGGGACAACGGTCCTGCTGGTGGAGCAGAACGCGTTTGCGGCGCTCGAGATGTGCGACCACGCCTATCTGCTGGAAGGCGGCCGCATCGTTCTGTCCGGGGCGGGCGCCGATATGATCGAGAACGAGCACGTGCGAAAGGCCTATCTTGGCGGATGA
- a CDS encoding alpha/beta hydrolase translates to MNDVTIGRDDRLDPRLNWTALSQTERDAAYDNNAAVKNSAALIAERNEASANLRASRKSFLDVPYDDRERTKVDLYPAADKAAPCLVFLHGGYWQRNSREVFAMLVEGVAAHGWSVAIPGYSLAPDASLTQIVAEISQSLDWLAQHGAAYGISGPVVLAGWSAGAQLVAMALDHPRVAAGLAISGVYDLAPIRDTGLNNALKLTDEEVARLSPLHLPVVQKRLYIAYGSAELPALVFDSIRLHESRMAAGAPGKLFPIEGADHFSILAELRRPDGALVDIARKLVD, encoded by the coding sequence GTGAATGACGTCACGATTGGAAGAGATGACCGTCTCGATCCCCGGCTGAACTGGACCGCGCTCTCCCAAACCGAACGTGACGCAGCCTATGACAACAATGCGGCGGTAAAGAACAGCGCGGCGCTGATTGCCGAACGCAACGAAGCTTCCGCAAACCTGCGTGCAAGCCGCAAATCCTTTCTCGATGTCCCTTATGACGACCGGGAAAGGACGAAGGTTGACCTTTATCCGGCTGCCGACAAGGCAGCACCCTGCCTGGTTTTCCTGCATGGTGGTTACTGGCAGCGCAACTCACGCGAGGTATTTGCCATGCTGGTCGAAGGCGTCGCGGCGCATGGCTGGTCGGTCGCCATCCCCGGATACTCGCTGGCTCCTGATGCATCGTTGACGCAGATCGTGGCCGAGATATCCCAGTCGCTCGATTGGCTGGCGCAACACGGAGCGGCGTACGGCATCTCCGGCCCCGTTGTCCTGGCGGGCTGGTCGGCCGGCGCGCAGCTCGTCGCCATGGCACTCGATCACCCGCGCGTCGCCGCCGGATTGGCGATTTCGGGCGTGTACGATCTCGCGCCGATCCGCGACACCGGGCTGAACAATGCGCTAAAGCTGACCGACGAGGAGGTGGCACGGCTGTCCCCGCTTCACCTGCCCGTCGTCCAGAAGCGGCTCTACATTGCCTACGGGAGCGCCGAATTGCCGGCGCTGGTTTTCGATTCAATCCGGCTTCATGAATCGCGCATGGCCGCAGGCGCTCCCGGCAAGCTTTTCCCGATCGAAGGCGCAGATCATTTCAGCATCCTCGCGGAACTGCGGCGTCCTGACGGCGCGCTCGTCGATATCGCCCGAAAGCTCGTCGATTAG
- a CDS encoding Rieske (2Fe-2S) protein, with protein MADDRSETTALSGEEQWMPVCGLSRLIAQAIVCVRVTGVDLILVWHEDRAVACERMCPHEQADLSLGRLSAGRLFCPRHSASFDLRNGQICYGWPSRPLRIYPVRISDDQVWIDAEAIKSPAT; from the coding sequence TTGGCGGATGATCGGTCTGAAACGACGGCGTTGTCAGGCGAAGAGCAATGGATGCCGGTCTGCGGGCTTAGCCGGCTGATTGCACAAGCGATCGTCTGCGTTCGCGTCACCGGCGTCGATCTGATCCTGGTCTGGCACGAAGACCGCGCGGTGGCCTGCGAACGGATGTGCCCGCACGAACAGGCCGACCTCAGCCTCGGACGCCTGTCGGCAGGACGCTTGTTCTGTCCCCGTCATTCGGCCTCGTTCGATCTCCGCAATGGCCAGATTTGCTACGGCTGGCCGAGCCGGCCGCTGCGGATTTACCCGGTACGGATCAGCGACGATCAGGTCTGGATCGACGCCGAAGCGATCAAATCGCCAGCGACCTAA